TGCTAAGTAGAACAAAATGTTCATCAGAATACTGATGTGATTGCGTTTTAAGGTAAATTTAAAATGCAAAAACTGAAATGTGCGGGACTCTTCCACCACTTTATCTTCTGCACGGTATGCTTTAATAACCAATAAATTCTGCAAAATTTCCTGCATAAAGGATTTGGTTTTCCCGTCTGTTTCCATACATTTTTTGTGCAGCTTTTTCATACGGGATGAATACAGCCGAGCCGTCAACAAAATGAAGGGTGCCAGAATCAGACAAATGGTTGCCAACAGCCAATCCAGCTGAAACATTTCATAAAAGCTTAAGAAAATCCGAACCAGCAGGGAAATCAAATTGGGGACTAACAGCATAACCCCCGTCACCACCACGTTTACATCGGAATGGATACGGTTGATAAGTTCCCCGGAGTGAATATTGCTGACTTGTTGCCAATCACGCTCTAAACAGGTGCGAAACACATGTTCTTTTAAGCGGATTCCGTATTGCCCGCTAACACGGGCGTTGTATAAAGAATAAAAAATCTGACTTGCCAAAAGCAAACCAAGCATCACAAAAAGACGGATAACCTGGGCGGTTAAATCACCTTCCACGGAATGAGAGGCGATATCCAAAAGGTCTTTGGATACGATGGCGAACCGCACGCCAATAGTTGACATCACAACACCAAGCAAGGTTAAAAGAGCCAGTTTCCCATACATTTTGGGCCCGGTTCTTTTTAAAAGCCATTTTAATTGACTGTTCTTCTTCATGCCGTGTATCTCCAAATTTATTTTTTAGGATTCGCCCTAGCGTTTCGCAAACGGAAATTCACAATTTTCCAGCGATAAGGCATCAAAAGGTGCCAGATGCGAACATAGAACCAATAGCCGAGGCCTTTTGGTTGTTTCACCTTCCCCCAACGGGTAAACTCGGTGACAACGCCTAAAATCTGCTCCCGACGCACCGGAGGCTCGGTTTTTAGCTCATTGTCTCCCGCAATCAGGTAAGTGCCGTTTTTACAAACTTTCAGCACACGGTGCAGAATGTATCTGCCGTCATCCCGTTTATGAAAGGTAATATCATATTTTTTGATGTGTTTGGCAGGGGACAGGACTACCGTGTCACGTCTGGTGTGAAACAGAGGATACATACTGTTCCCCGTTACTGTCATACGGACGGTGTCTCCCCGACGGAGTGCTTCCTCGGTAACTGCTCCCATCAGTGCCACATCTGCTATTTTTCTTGTCGGTTCCATAGCTTATTCCATTAAATTATTGTCAGAAAGAATTTTTAAAAATGCTTCGATATCCCGTTTTGCGGTGGCTTCGTCGATATCGTATTCCGCAGTCATTTTGGCGCAAAGATGGTCCATATCACAGTCATCACCCAAAAGCTCCCACAAGAAAGCACCGGTTTCGTTCACGGTGATCATCGCAGTAAAATCTATCTGGCCAACGGGAATCACAATATAGCTGCCTGCCACTTCTTTGAGCATAAAGCCGTCTTTTAATTTCATAATTTCTCCTCTCTGTTACCAAAAAACTTACCGAAAAATACGTTTGAAAAAGCCTTCCGGCTCCGCCTGATAATAGTTGCTGGCGAATTTTTCGATATATTCATTATCTAATAACAAATGACTGTTCACATTCATGTACTGCGCAAATTCATCCGACACTTTATGATTAAGATAGTCATACGCTTCTGCCAGATTGGGGGAACGCTCAGACTGATTGTGACAATCGCTTCCCATCAGGTGGATGGCGTCTTTTTCAACCATTTTAAGTACGTATTTACGCATTTTTTTATCTAAAATAGATTCGGCGTTAATCTGAAAATACACATCCATTGCCGCAAGTTTATTAATCTTTTTCTTATCCACGTGAGGATAACGCTCAATATGCGCAATCACGGGAATCAAGTTACAATGGGCAATCAGCGCATAAATAGAATCAAACATCCAATCGTACCAAGCGGTGGAATAAGGCATTTCCACCAAAATGTATCGGGTACCTTCGATGGCGAGCTTCTCAATACCGTTAATTTCCGAAAGGTCACAGTTTAAAAGCACTTCTGCACCCAAACGAAGATCGGGAAACGTTACTCCTTTTTCTTTGGCAAATTGCCGAAGCTCCATGGCACGTCTGTTGCGTTTGGCAATAAATTCATCAATGGAAATATTTTCAATATCCTTGCAATGAGGAGTGCAAATCACCGTTTCCACATTCTGACGGTATTCTTCCTCCAACATTTTTAAGGAGGTTTCAATATGCTCGGGACCGTCATCAAATTTGGGAAGAATATGAGAATGCACGTCTACGTATTTCAGCATGTGCTCACCTGCTTTCCGATGGTTGATTTCAAAGGGAAATGCGGATTATTTTTCTTTGGAGTCGCGCTTTCTCACGGTGGCTTTTTCACCGGCGGAAACTTGACCGCCCTGTCTCATTTTCTTGAGCAACTCAGCTCTTTCTTTGGTACGGGAATCTTTTGCTTTGTTGGAATATTCGTAAGAGCTGTAAGAACCGCTATAGTTACCGTAATAACGGCGTTTGTAGTAACCGTATCTGCCGTAACCCATATGGTAGCGATAGTAAGAGCCGCCGTCTTCCACGGCATCATTTAAGAGAAATCCCAACACTTTTGCGCCTGAGAATTTCAGTTTTTCCAATGCTTCCTGCAAAGACTTATGGTCAGTTACTCCCTGACGGGCAACCATAACGGTACCGGATGCAGAGCTTGCCAATAGCAGCGCATCCGCCAGAAGATTTACAGGGGGAGTATCAATTAAAATATATCGGTATTCTTTCTTAAGCTCGGTGAGCATGTCCTGCATTTCCTTAGAGGATAACAACTCTGCAGGGTTGGGAGGAATATGACCGGAAGGCATAACAAATAAGTTCTCATACTGGGTAGCTTGAATTGCTTCCTTCACCGGACAAAAACTACGAAGTGCGTTGGACAAGCCTGTTTTAGAGACAATACCAAATACTTTGGCAACACGGGGCTTTCTTAAGTCACAGTCAATCAGCAGCGTTTTCTCACCGGTTTGTGCAAAGGCAATCGCCAGATTAATGCAGTTGGTGGTTTTGCCTTCCATGGGCCAGGAACTGGTTACGATGATGACGCTGCTTTCTTCTTCGGGCAGAGCAAAACGAATATTGGTTCTGCCGATTTTATATGCTTCACGAATACTGAAGTTGGATTTATCGTCAATTAAGTGGGTGGAACGGGTAGCGCGACGAGGCGATTCTTTTTTGCGGGAACGAAGCAGGGAGCCTACCGTGTGATTATTTAACTTTTTCATACTGATTTCCCTCCTTCTTCCGGATTTTCAGGCTCAGACTGATAATGAGAGCCGTAGTTGTAACTGTAACCGTATCTTCCGCCGTAACGACTGTGAGAAGAGCCTTCGTGGTGCAGATTGGGAATAACCGAAAGCACCGGAAGCTTATACTGCTCGCTAAGCTCTTCTTTGGATTTTACGGAAGTGTTCATCAGCTCGAACACAAATGCCATACCGCAGGCTACCACTAATCCCACCAGAACACCGATGATGGTATTCTGAGAAACATTGGGGGAGCTGGGCTTGGTGGGAAGATTTGCCTTGTCCACCGTTTCCACCGCACCGGCACGAACCACACGGATAATTTCCATGGGTGCCACCTGCTCAATCGCATCTGCAATAATTTTTGCGTGTTCCGCATCGGTGCAGGAAACCGCAACTTCAAATACTTCGGTTTCTTCCAGAACGTCGGAAGAAATCATCCCTCTTAATTCGTTGGCAGTGTAGTTCACGCCAAGACGACTGATTTTGTTGGAAACAGTTTCCAAAACCGTGTCACTTTTTAAAATAACCATATAGGTATTAACCAGCTTGGCAGACAGGTTAAAGTCATTCACGTTCATTCCCTGATTTAAGGGGTCATTTTTTTCGTTATACACATAAAGAGCAACTTTAGCGGTGTATTTTTTCGGCAAAACATACTGAGAATAAGAAAATGCAATGATGCCTCCGATTAAAGCCATCGTTACAATCAGCCACAGTCGTTTTAACAGTATTGTGATAATCTCGTTGACGGTAAAATTCCGTTCCATATCCTTTGCTTCCTTTCCGGGATTGATGTTTTTATACTATAAGAAAACAATTTTCCGCATCCATTATAGCATGTGTTTGCCCAAATGTCAACTGATTTCTTGATTTTTTAGCTGTTTTTCCTCAGATTTTACTGTTTTTTGACCCTTTTTTCCACAACCTTCCTTTTGGGGCTTATATCAAGGGATTTTTCAGGGAAAACAGCGAGTTTTTTCTTGACTTTTTCCCCATTTTATAGTATGATGGTGTTATATAATAGCGTAATATGCATTTCCCCACCGCGAAAACCTTACCGAAGAAGGAGATTTTTTCCGATGGACACCTTTAAAAAATACAAAAAATACAGCCTGATTTTTGCGGATTTTGTCTGCATTGTTTTCTCATATCTTGCATTCATTCTCATCCGGTTTGATGAAGGAGTATCTCAGGCGATTGTAGACCAAACCATTCGCACGGTTCTGTTAACCACTGTCTGTGCTACCGTTTCCTTAATCATCGGCGGTTGCTATAACACCCTCTGGAAGTACAGCAGCGTGAGGGAATACGGCAGAACTATGGGATATTTCGGCATCGGTGTGATTCCCGTATTTTTGGCAAGAGTATTTTTCTCCAATTTGTTCTTATCACACAAAATTATTCTGATCTTCAGCTTTTTGGCAGCAGTTATTGTAGTTATCAACCGTGTGGCAATCCGTATGATTTTGTCTGCTACCGACCTGCCGCACAAGAGCAAAGACGGCGCCAACACCTTAATCGTGGGTGGCGGTTCTGCCGCAAAGCTTTTGATTGAAGATATTTTGAGAAATCAGCAGAATTTATACCGTGTTGTAGGAATTATTGACGATAACCCCCAAAAAGTGGGACGTTCCATTCACGGATACCGTGTGTTCGGCTCCCGAAAAGACATTCCCCAAGTAGCAAAAGCACAGAATGTGGAAGTGATTATTATCGCCATTCCCTCGGTTGACCAGGCATCTTTGCAGAAGATTTTATCCATCTGTAGCGAAACCGCCTGCAAAATCAAAATTCTTCCCGGCATTGAACAATCTATGTCTGATAAAAAGTCCATTTCCTCCAACGCCATTCGTGACGTGGAAATTGAAGACCTTTTGGAACGTGACCCCATCCATCTGGATAACCAGAGCTTAAAAAGTCAGATAGCCGGCAAAACCGTGCTGGTAACCGGAGGAGGCGGCTCCATCGGCTCTGAGCTTTGTCGCCAGATTGCCAAATACAATCCCGGCAAGTTGGTTGTGGTGGATTGCTACGAAAACAATGCCTACGATCTGCAGCAGGAGCTTCGTTATCAATATCCTGATTTGTCGCTGGATGTAATTATCGCTTCCGTACGAGACCAGCAGCGTCTAGACGAACTGTTTGCACATTACCGTCCCCAGTTGGTGTTCCATGCAGCAGCCCACAAACACGTGCCTCTCATGGAAAAAAGCCCTCAGGAAGCTATTAAAAACAACGTATTCGGCACCTTGAACACAGCCCTGACCGCTCATAAGTATCAGGTAGAAAAATTTGTGCTGATTTCCACCGATAAAGCGGTAAATCCCACCAACATTATGGGTGCTACCAAACGTATCTGCGAAATGATTACCCAGTCCATTCAGTCCATTTCGGAAACTGATTTTGTGGCAGTTCGGTTCGGAAACGTGCTTGGCTCCAACGGTTCGGTAATTCCGCTGTTCCGCAAACAGATTCAGCGTGGCGGACCTGTTACTGTAACACACAAAGACATCACCCGTTATTTTATGACCATTCCCGAAGCGTCCCAGCTGGTGTTGCAGGCGGCAAGCTTTGCCACCGGCGGCGAAATTTTCGTGCTGGATATGGGACGCCCCGTTAAAATTTACGATTTGGCAGAAAAACTGATTCGTCTTTCCGGCTACACTCCCGGAAAAGATATTGAAATCAAGGTATCCGGTCTTCGTCCCGGCGAAAAGCTCTACGAGGAGCTTTTGATGGCAGAAGAAGGCTTAACCAATACCTCTCACAACAAGATTTTCATCGGGCAGCCTATTGCCTGTGAATATGAACAGTTAACCAAACAGCTGGAAACCTTAAAAGCTGTGCTTTACGATACCGATCCCGACGGAGTGAAAAAAGCGGTTGCCGCTATGGTAGACACCTATACTCCCGATCTGGATGCCCAAAAAGTAAAGTAACCCCATAAGCAAAAGCAACCAACCCAACGCAATCCTAGCAAAAATGGAGAAAAAATTATGGTAAAACACATTGTATTCTGGAACATTAAAGACGAAGTAAACGGCGAATCCAAGGCGCAGATGATGCTGAAGATGAAAGAAATGCTGGAAGACTTAAACGGCAAAATCCCCGGTCTTCTCACCTGCGAAGTGGGAATTGACCAAAATAAAAGCGATGCGGCATACGACATTTGCCTGTATTCCGAATTTCCCGATTGGGACAGCTTAAACGCTTATCAGGATCATCCTCTGCATGTTGCTTGCAAAGGCTATATCAGAGCAATTGCAGAAAGTCGGGTACTCTGCGACTACGAAGCTTAGAAAACAGCTTGTAAAAGAACGCAGACCACAAAAAAGCAACATTTTTTGCCACCTTCCCCTCGAGGGGAAGGTGGCAAAACCATAGGTTTTGACGGATGAGGTGTCATTTTTCAAAGTGAAAATTGTTTGCAACAATTTTGAATTGTAATTGCTTTTTTGTTACGAACAAACTTCACCTCTCGGCGTACCTGTGTACGCCTTCGGGTAACCCCTGCGGGTTCAGTTTGTCCGTTCTGCGCCCTTTTCCTGCACCTCAGATAGCGGAGAACCAAACAAATGCTTGCTCCA
The genomic region above belongs to Oscillospiraceae bacterium and contains:
- a CDS encoding PqqD family protein, with product MKLKDGFMLKEVAGSYIVIPVGQIDFTAMITVNETGAFLWELLGDDCDMDHLCAKMTAEYDIDEATAKRDIEAFLKILSDNNLME
- a CDS encoding CpsD/CapB family tyrosine-protein kinase, translating into MKKLNNHTVGSLLRSRKKESPRRATRSTHLIDDKSNFSIREAYKIGRTNIRFALPEEESSVIIVTSSWPMEGKTTNCINLAIAFAQTGEKTLLIDCDLRKPRVAKVFGIVSKTGLSNALRSFCPVKEAIQATQYENLFVMPSGHIPPNPAELLSSKEMQDMLTELKKEYRYILIDTPPVNLLADALLLASSASGTVMVARQGVTDHKSLQEALEKLKFSGAKVLGFLLNDAVEDGGSYYRYHMGYGRYGYYKRRYYGNYSGSYSSYEYSNKAKDSRTKERAELLKKMRQGGQVSAGEKATVRKRDSKEK
- a CDS encoding polysaccharide biosynthesis protein, coding for MDTFKKYKKYSLIFADFVCIVFSYLAFILIRFDEGVSQAIVDQTIRTVLLTTVCATVSLIIGGCYNTLWKYSSVREYGRTMGYFGIGVIPVFLARVFFSNLFLSHKIILIFSFLAAVIVVINRVAIRMILSATDLPHKSKDGANTLIVGGGSAAKLLIEDILRNQQNLYRVVGIIDDNPQKVGRSIHGYRVFGSRKDIPQVAKAQNVEVIIIAIPSVDQASLQKILSICSETACKIKILPGIEQSMSDKKSISSNAIRDVEIEDLLERDPIHLDNQSLKSQIAGKTVLVTGGGGSIGSELCRQIAKYNPGKLVVVDCYENNAYDLQQELRYQYPDLSLDVIIASVRDQQRLDELFAHYRPQLVFHAAAHKHVPLMEKSPQEAIKNNVFGTLNTALTAHKYQVEKFVLISTDKAVNPTNIMGATKRICEMITQSIQSISETDFVAVRFGNVLGSNGSVIPLFRKQIQRGGPVTVTHKDITRYFMTIPEASQLVLQAASFATGGEIFVLDMGRPVKIYDLAEKLIRLSGYTPGKDIEIKVSGLRPGEKLYEELLMAEEGLTNTSHNKIFIGQPIACEYEQLTKQLETLKAVLYDTDPDGVKKAVAAMVDTYTPDLDAQKVK
- a CDS encoding Dabb family protein, with product MVKHIVFWNIKDEVNGESKAQMMLKMKEMLEDLNGKIPGLLTCEVGIDQNKSDAAYDICLYSEFPDWDSLNAYQDHPLHVACKGYIRAIAESRVLCDYEA